From Fastidiosipila sp., a single genomic window includes:
- a CDS encoding UDP-N-acetylmuramoyl-tripeptide--D-alanyl-D-alanine ligase, with amino-acid sequence MTRFLPMQLKHWTGGELRQTGKHAADSERYYPSISTDTRTLLAGQVFVPLRGDLYDGHAFLDAAAEKGAGMLVIESGARELAAWLSRLERDQDAPDLLLVEDAGAAFRDMARGFRSTLAATVIGVTGSVGKTTTRRMICQMIETQVKAEQSARNFNNQVGLPRTILATRPDTQVLVAEMGMARRGEIRILSAITVPDIAIITQIGMSHAEWLGSMNDILAEKTSITAGMKENGLLIVNGDDPLLESWVLQDPPSVPVWFTASEQNAGRLERGGFPVFWSEHVRVDRQGLSFTGRSNLAPDERWPVYLKLPARHLIPAALFGLATVYAMGLNMQEAAASARRFTTADSRQELIRVGSIDVMDDSYNASPESLHSALETASFLAEGNRRLVMVLGGLKELGRYSDQVHEEAALELLEAGVDRVILVGAETVRTREHLLADGRGAAMVAGWYETCQEAIPAVLSELEPGDFLLLKASRFYELDKIGEALQHAGLEREH; translated from the coding sequence ATGACACGATTTTTGCCTATGCAACTCAAGCACTGGACCGGTGGTGAACTCAGGCAGACAGGGAAGCACGCGGCTGATTCCGAGCGTTATTATCCATCCATTTCGACCGATACGCGGACCCTCCTGGCCGGCCAGGTTTTCGTGCCGCTGCGGGGGGACCTCTATGACGGCCATGCTTTCCTGGACGCGGCAGCTGAAAAAGGGGCCGGCATGCTGGTGATTGAAAGCGGGGCCAGGGAGCTGGCGGCCTGGCTCAGCCGCCTGGAGCGGGATCAGGATGCGCCGGATCTGCTCCTGGTCGAGGATGCGGGGGCGGCCTTCCGGGATATGGCCAGGGGTTTTCGCAGCACCCTTGCGGCCACCGTGATCGGGGTGACGGGGAGTGTGGGCAAGACAACAACCCGCCGGATGATCTGCCAGATGATCGAAACGCAGGTCAAGGCCGAACAGTCCGCCAGGAACTTCAACAACCAGGTGGGCCTTCCCCGGACCATTTTGGCGACCCGGCCGGACACCCAGGTCCTGGTGGCCGAGATGGGCATGGCACGCCGCGGTGAAATCCGTATTCTGTCCGCAATCACCGTGCCGGACATCGCCATCATTACCCAAATCGGCATGTCCCACGCGGAGTGGCTGGGATCAATGAATGATATCCTGGCCGAAAAGACTTCGATCACAGCCGGCATGAAAGAAAACGGGCTCCTGATTGTCAACGGAGACGATCCCCTGCTGGAAAGCTGGGTCCTGCAAGACCCGCCGTCCGTGCCGGTCTGGTTTACCGCAAGTGAGCAAAACGCCGGCAGGCTGGAACGCGGCGGTTTTCCGGTGTTTTGGTCCGAACATGTCCGCGTGGACCGTCAGGGCCTTTCCTTTACCGGCAGGTCCAACCTGGCGCCGGACGAGCGCTGGCCCGTTTATCTCAAGCTTCCCGCCAGGCATCTGATCCCCGCCGCCCTCTTCGGGCTTGCCACCGTTTATGCCATGGGGCTCAACATGCAGGAGGCCGCCGCATCGGCCCGGCGTTTTACCACAGCGGACAGCAGGCAGGAGCTGATCCGGGTCGGCTCCATCGACGTCATGGACGATTCTTACAACGCCTCTCCCGAATCGCTCCATTCCGCTTTGGAAACCGCTTCCTTCCTGGCCGAGGGCAACCGGCGTCTGGTCATGGTCCTGGGCGGGCTGAAGGAGCTCGGCCGCTACTCCGACCAGGTCCATGAGGAAGCTGCCCTGGAATTGCTGGAGGCAGGCGTTGACCGCGTGATCCTGGTGGGAGCGGAGACGGTGAGAACCCGGGAACATCTTCTGGCTGACGGGCGGGGGGCCGCCATGGTGGCAGGCTGGTATGAAACTTGCCAGGAAGCTATCCCGGCGGTTTTGTCGGAGCTCGAACCGGGAGATTTTCTCCTGCTCAAGGCCTCACGCTTTTATGAACTCGATAAAATCGGCGAAGCGCTCCAGCATGCGGGTCTGGAAAGGGAGCATTGA
- the rsmH gene encoding 16S rRNA (cytosine(1402)-N(4))-methyltransferase RsmH: MTSADFNERHLPVLAREAVEALAVKEGGLYLDLTAGGGGHSARILEMLGEGGRLMAADRDQETLKTCEARLAAVKTRGTYQVIASTFTQFPSWLDPRDRGRVDGLLADLGVSSYQLDRGERGFSYLKDGPLDMRMNQSRGTTAAELLASITREDLVNLLRLYGEEIHAGPIAAAIVRSRREKPITGTLQLAEIVASAVPAHQRRDGNPARKTFQALRIAVNHEQEELAHLLAEIPEVMADGGRAVLISFHSLEDRMVKQAMRTWQSPCQCPRDFPQCVCGKTPLGRSLTPKPVTPSMGELEGNPRSRSAKLRAFEFRKGVSHELLR, translated from the coding sequence CCGGGAGGCGGTCGAGGCGCTGGCTGTCAAAGAGGGCGGTCTTTACCTCGACCTGACGGCAGGCGGCGGGGGACACAGCGCAAGGATCCTGGAAATGCTGGGGGAGGGCGGCCGGCTGATGGCGGCCGACCGCGATCAGGAAACCCTGAAAACCTGTGAGGCCAGACTGGCCGCCGTCAAAACCAGGGGGACTTACCAGGTGATCGCTTCGACTTTTACACAATTCCCCTCCTGGCTCGATCCCAGGGATCGGGGACGGGTCGACGGCCTGCTGGCTGACCTGGGTGTCAGCTCCTATCAGCTGGACCGCGGTGAACGCGGTTTTTCCTACCTGAAAGACGGGCCGCTCGACATGCGGATGAACCAGAGCCGGGGGACAACCGCCGCGGAGCTGCTGGCTTCCATAACCAGGGAGGACCTGGTCAACCTCCTGCGTCTCTATGGGGAAGAAATCCATGCAGGCCCCATAGCGGCAGCCATTGTCCGCAGCAGACGGGAAAAACCCATCACAGGAACCTTGCAGCTTGCGGAAATTGTGGCTTCTGCCGTACCGGCGCACCAGCGCCGCGACGGCAATCCGGCCAGAAAAACTTTCCAGGCCCTGCGGATAGCGGTCAACCATGAGCAGGAGGAATTGGCACACCTGCTGGCAGAGATCCCCGAGGTGATGGCGGACGGCGGGCGGGCCGTCCTGATCAGTTTCCATTCTCTGGAAGACCGCATGGTGAAACAGGCCATGCGGACCTGGCAGTCGCCCTGCCAGTGCCCCCGGGATTTCCCCCAATGCGTGTGCGGGAAAACTCCTTTGGGCCGCAGCTTGACACCCAAACCCGTGACGCCGTCAATGGGGGAGCTGGAAGGAAACCCCCGGTCGAGGAGCGCCAAGCTCCGCGCCTTCGAATTCAGAAAGGGAGTGTCCCATGAGCTACTACGATGA
- the mraY gene encoding phospho-N-acetylmuramoyl-pentapeptide-transferase, giving the protein MFPKEALLDSLYAAAAVLAATVLAGLAGIPLIRKKSPAQPIRDNGPQTHKAKAGTPTFGGLFFLLPLLILAVVLPWFNQAFGRLSVVVFFMAVFGAIGFADDYVKVNVRRKGLSVRQKTVLIGAASLAASLYFLWLSPVPPFILAPWSARLIEVTGAWKFLYLLFLVPFLFYMSNSINITDGVDGLLSSLMIIAALGLFAVAGLLYSALPQALPVMTLAGAMASGCLGFLLFNRYPARVFMGDTGSQALGIGFSLLTVMAGMPYLALITGFVFFFEGLSVVIQVIYFKSTGGRRIFRMSPIHHHFELGGWPETKVVSAFSLAGFFCALAGFLVMSGRLWKGR; this is encoded by the coding sequence ATGTTTCCCAAAGAAGCACTTTTGGACTCCCTTTATGCCGCAGCTGCGGTCCTGGCCGCCACAGTCCTGGCCGGCCTGGCCGGCATCCCCCTGATCCGGAAAAAATCGCCTGCCCAGCCCATCCGCGATAATGGCCCGCAGACACACAAGGCCAAGGCCGGAACGCCCACCTTCGGCGGCCTGTTTTTTCTTCTTCCCCTCCTGATCCTGGCGGTGGTGCTGCCCTGGTTCAATCAGGCCTTCGGCCGCCTGTCCGTGGTTGTTTTCTTCATGGCCGTCTTCGGTGCCATCGGCTTCGCCGACGATTACGTCAAGGTTAATGTCCGGCGCAAGGGCCTGAGCGTCAGGCAGAAGACGGTTCTGATCGGCGCGGCTTCGCTGGCTGCCTCCCTTTATTTTCTCTGGCTGTCGCCGGTGCCGCCTTTCATTCTGGCGCCCTGGTCGGCCCGGCTGATCGAAGTCACCGGCGCCTGGAAATTCCTCTACCTTCTTTTCCTTGTTCCTTTTCTCTTCTACATGAGCAACTCCATCAATATCACCGATGGCGTGGACGGCCTGCTTTCCAGCCTGATGATCATCGCGGCCCTGGGCCTTTTTGCGGTCGCCGGCCTGCTTTACAGCGCCCTGCCTCAGGCCCTGCCGGTCATGACCCTGGCCGGAGCCATGGCTTCCGGTTGTCTGGGTTTTCTTCTTTTCAACCGTTACCCCGCCAGGGTCTTCATGGGCGACACGGGATCCCAGGCGCTTGGCATCGGTTTCAGTCTCCTGACTGTCATGGCGGGCATGCCCTATCTGGCGCTGATCACCGGCTTTGTTTTCTTTTTTGAAGGTCTTTCGGTCGTCATCCAGGTGATCTACTTCAAGTCGACGGGGGGCAGGCGGATTTTCCGGATGTCGCCCATCCATCATCATTTTGAACTGGGCGGCTGGCCCGAAACCAAGGTGGTTTCCGCCTTCAGCCTGGCCGGTTTTTTCTGCGCCCTGGCCGGTTTCCTGGTCATGTCGGGCCGGCTCTGGAAAGGAAGATAG
- a CDS encoding FtsW/RodA/SpoVE family cell cycle protein, with the protein MSGRAGRRQTGDGRQLMSSSRIAASHRHMSTAYLVIWLILVSYGLLMMFSASYGVSFVQSGSAMRNQATADSSSPVRAVLEADATAMARKQILLTLAGALIAIALGSLLQFRQLTRPVFRFLLYLFVTGSLIYCRLGGMVINGARRWVDLGFISFQPSELAKVGAVFFLAGYYSRRQKVRWQEARERARGKPASSLSRQAFLDVTWPALLISFWIFLTLIQPHLSGALIIGLISLLVFFLADIPLKSRLTGLFQLLAILLVAALVLGLAYQLVTRQSSVEYVNERFAHAFKRIGTFRDREGASQDDRMQIEQAELALGSGGLTGKGLGKSVQKLNWLSEAHNDFILPVIGEELGFIGVAGVIFLFLALLVIGILIARKASSQMAVLVAAGNTLLVAIQAFLNMAVSVSLIPTTGISLPFFSYGGTANFFFALASGLVLCVSKSAVRTDPVLERIVDKTRTSPDQAAGGRSLDEDSDMGYAV; encoded by the coding sequence GTGTCGGGGCGGGCCGGAAGAAGACAGACGGGGGACGGGCGCCAGCTCATGAGCAGCAGCCGCATCGCGGCCTCCCACCGGCACATGTCAACCGCCTACCTGGTCATCTGGCTGATCCTGGTCAGCTACGGCCTCCTCATGATGTTCAGTGCCAGTTACGGTGTCAGTTTCGTCCAATCGGGCAGTGCCATGAGAAATCAGGCGACCGCAGACTCCTCATCTCCCGTTCGCGCCGTCCTTGAGGCCGACGCCACCGCCATGGCCAGAAAACAAATTCTGCTGACACTGGCCGGCGCCCTGATCGCCATTGCCCTGGGTTCCCTCCTTCAGTTCCGCCAGTTGACCCGGCCTGTCTTTCGCTTCCTTCTCTACCTTTTTGTGACTGGAAGCCTGATCTATTGCAGGCTGGGCGGCATGGTCATCAACGGGGCCCGGCGCTGGGTGGATCTGGGCTTTATCAGCTTTCAGCCCTCTGAACTGGCCAAGGTCGGAGCCGTTTTTTTCCTGGCCGGCTATTACTCCCGCCGCCAAAAAGTCCGCTGGCAGGAGGCCCGCGAAAGGGCCCGGGGAAAACCGGCGTCGTCTCTTTCAAGGCAGGCCTTCCTGGATGTCACCTGGCCCGCGCTTCTGATCAGTTTTTGGATCTTTCTGACCCTGATTCAACCGCATTTGTCAGGCGCCCTCATTATTGGCCTGATCAGCCTGCTGGTTTTTTTCCTGGCCGACATCCCGCTCAAGTCAAGGCTGACCGGCCTCTTTCAGCTGCTTGCCATCCTGCTTGTTGCCGCCCTGGTCCTGGGGCTGGCCTATCAGCTGGTCACCCGGCAGTCCTCCGTTGAATACGTCAATGAGCGTTTCGCCCACGCCTTCAAGCGGATTGGAACTTTCCGCGACCGGGAGGGGGCGAGCCAGGACGACCGCATGCAAATCGAGCAGGCGGAGTTGGCTTTGGGTTCGGGCGGGCTGACGGGCAAAGGTTTGGGCAAAAGTGTGCAGAAACTTAACTGGCTATCCGAGGCCCACAATGATTTCATCCTGCCTGTCATCGGGGAGGAGCTTGGTTTTATCGGCGTGGCAGGCGTCATCTTCCTCTTCCTGGCTCTGCTGGTAATCGGAATCCTGATTGCAAGAAAGGCTTCCTCACAGATGGCTGTTCTGGTTGCCGCGGGCAACACGCTCCTGGTCGCCATCCAGGCCTTTCTCAACATGGCCGTGTCGGTCAGCCTGATCCCGACGACGGGAATTTCCCTGCCCTTTTTCAGCTATGGGGGGACCGCCAATTTCTTCTTTGCACTGGCATCCGGGCTGGTGTTGTGTGTGTCTAAATCAGCCGTCAGGACCGACCCTGTCCTGGAGCGGATTGTCGACAAAACCAGGACTTCGCCGGATCAGGCAGCAGGCGGCCGCTCGCTTGATGAAGACAGCGACATGGGTTACGCTGTATAA